One Streptomyces sp. B21-105 genomic region harbors:
- a CDS encoding MFS transporter, with translation MDIDTVRTAASDEAAGRRREQRGWYFYDWACSVYSTSVLTVFLGPYLTSVAKEAADADGYVHPLGIPVSAGSFFAYSVSLSVIVAVLVMPLVGAAADRSGRKKPLLGAAAYVGAAATACMFFLGGDRYLLGGALLVVANAAQSVAMMLYNSYLPQIAPPEERDAVSSRGWAFGYAAGSLVLIANLVLYLAHDSFGVSESAAVRICLASAGLWWGGFTVIPLLRLRDRPAVVREATAPGLRQLAATVRDMRRHPLTLAFLLAYLVYNDGIQTVISQASVYGSEELGLSQGTLIGAVLLVQVLAVAGALGMGRLARTYGAKRTILGSLVAWTLTLGAGYFLPAGAPVAFFLLAGAIGLVLGGSQALSRSLFSHLVPPGKEAEYFSAYEMSDRGMSWLGPLIFGLTYQLTGSYRDAIVSLVAFFVIGFLLLARVPVRQAIGDAGNPAPEKI, from the coding sequence GTGGACATCGACACCGTGCGGACGGCGGCGTCCGACGAGGCCGCCGGGCGGCGGCGCGAGCAGCGCGGCTGGTACTTCTACGACTGGGCGTGCTCCGTCTACTCGACGAGCGTGCTCACCGTGTTCCTGGGCCCGTACCTGACCTCGGTCGCCAAGGAGGCCGCGGACGCCGACGGTTACGTGCATCCGCTCGGCATCCCGGTCAGCGCCGGCTCGTTCTTCGCGTACTCGGTCTCCCTGTCCGTGATCGTAGCCGTCCTCGTGATGCCGCTCGTGGGCGCCGCGGCCGACCGGTCCGGCCGCAAGAAGCCCCTGCTGGGCGCCGCCGCCTATGTGGGCGCGGCGGCCACCGCCTGCATGTTCTTCCTGGGCGGCGACCGCTATCTGCTGGGCGGCGCGCTGCTCGTCGTGGCGAACGCGGCCCAGTCCGTGGCGATGATGCTCTACAACTCCTATCTGCCGCAGATCGCCCCGCCCGAGGAACGCGACGCGGTCTCCTCCCGAGGGTGGGCCTTCGGTTACGCGGCGGGCTCGCTGGTACTGATCGCGAACCTGGTGCTCTACCTCGCCCACGACTCCTTCGGCGTCTCCGAGTCCGCCGCCGTCCGCATCTGTCTCGCCTCGGCCGGTCTGTGGTGGGGCGGCTTCACGGTGATCCCGCTGCTGCGACTGCGCGACCGGCCGGCCGTCGTGCGGGAGGCGACGGCTCCGGGACTGCGCCAGCTCGCGGCGACGGTCCGCGACATGCGCCGCCACCCGCTGACGCTCGCCTTCCTCCTCGCCTACCTGGTCTACAACGACGGCATCCAGACGGTGATCTCTCAGGCCTCGGTCTACGGCTCCGAGGAGCTCGGCCTCAGCCAGGGCACGCTGATCGGGGCGGTCCTGCTGGTGCAGGTGCTCGCCGTGGCGGGGGCGCTCGGCATGGGACGCCTGGCCCGGACGTACGGCGCCAAGCGGACGATCCTCGGATCCCTGGTGGCGTGGACGCTCACGCTGGGCGCCGGGTACTTCCTGCCCGCCGGAGCGCCGGTGGCGTTCTTCCTGCTGGCCGGCGCCATCGGGCTGGTCCTCGGCGGCAGCCAGGCCCTCTCCCGCTCCCTCTTCTCCCATCTCGTCCCGCCGGGGAAGGAGGCCGAGTACTTCTCGGCGTACGAGATGAGCGACCGCGGCATGAGCTGGCTCGGGCCGCTGATCTTCGGCCTCACCTACCAGCTGACCGGCAGTTACCGGG